tatatatatatatatttatgtgatatataaatattctgatataaaataaatacttctattttttttcatttattataaatcaaaatggttatttttatatgtattcctttttttaattttttaattatttatagtTAAAAGAGGAGGAGATCCTGGAGTTAGCACTGCTGTGTCCTCCATAATGCAACATGAAAATTTCAAGCGTATGTTAATGTTTGGATTAAGATCATTGTCTGATTTTTGTAATCCTACATCAAAAGTATACAAAGAAAATGCATCAGACGCTTTAGATAGAGGTGTTGTAGTATCTATAAAAAATGCAGTTATTAATTATAAGGATGATGATGACATTTTGTTTTGTTCGAGTAGAGTATTACTAGCTATGTCTGATTATTGTATGAGTGAAAAAGATACCGAAGCACTACAAAAATTGATTGCAGATGGTGGTGTAGATGGTATAGTAGAGATAGTTAAAAGTCTTCCTTCAGATCAAGatacattaaaaaattgtatggcttttattaaaaatatgaatgatTCGAATTATCAAATTGAAGGAAGAGAAGTAGGTATTGCTTTATTAAACGTTTTTACATCAAAAACATATACCAATAAGTTGACTAATGGAATAATATTAGCTTTGTGTATTATATCAAAATCTACCTCTGGATCCAAAGGCTTAAATGATGAAGGTGCACATCATAAATTATTGGATCATtgtttaaatattaattctttaaatGATGATACTGCTGTAATTGTTGAATCTGTTTTtgatataattaaaaatatgtcTTCAAATGGATATGTAGATCCAACTATTATCGAAAAGTCGGTTATAATTTTAGATAAATTTAAATCATATCCAAGAGTAATTTCAAAAGGAAGTGATGCTATGAAATGTGCTGTAGGACCAGAAGAATTAACAAAATGTTTAgatgttttaaaaaaa
This Plasmodium gaboni strain SY75 chromosome Unknown, whole genome shotgun sequence DNA region includes the following protein-coding sequences:
- a CDS encoding hypothetical protein (conserved Plasmodium protein, unknown function); its protein translation is KRGGDPGVSTAVSSIMQHENFKRMLMFGLRSLSDFCNPTSKVYKENASDALDRGVVVSIKNAVINYKDDDDILFCSSRVLLAMSDYCMSEKDTEALQKLIADGGVDGIVEIVKSLPSDQDTLKNCMAFIKNMNDSNYQIEGREVGIALLNVFTSKTYTNKLTNGIILALCIISKSTSGSKGLNDEGAHHKLLDHCLNINSLNDDTAVIVESVFDIIKNMSSNGYVDPTIIEKSVIILDKFKSYPRVISKGSDAMKCAVGPEELTKCLDVLKKSAQGSKEQDAALELLSSLSYISSITDKVVESGGIPVLIELINSGLQQYESNPEKISRLVAGASRMLGRISNNPPHAAIVVEYGGIATLCTAISYFPNDVECSKAICNALTPFVSRSNYVSEINNYSLFASLLPILYGSLESVELAKASMECIASASMINEFHEQMVNNQAIEILSTCVQYHLTEMDYLLNCFTAYFRLSDYITTVEPINQYGG